From a region of the Terriglobia bacterium genome:
- a CDS encoding 2-oxoacid:acceptor oxidoreductase subunit alpha produces the protein MNDFSIQVATVNGSGSQSSNTVLMRSIFQMGIPVSGKNLFPSNIAGLPTWFTIRANKDGWIARRKEIDFLIAMNAETAREDVMNLDPNRVVVYEETLKLNQYRKDLTFFPVPFAKLATEIISDSRLRKLLANMIYVGVVGELLEIDPAEMEVALTKQFKGKAKAVALNKTALEVGRKYAKENFDKTTVPYKTQRMNATKDKIIIDGNSAAALGCMFGGVTVATWYPITPSSSLCESLADYMKDYRIEKDGKASFAIVQAEDELAAIGMAIGAGWAGARSMTSTAGPGISLMQEFIGLAYYAEIPVVIFDITRVGPSTGLPTRTQQSDILSLVYCSHGDTKHIVLLPASVSECFSMAYQAFDLTERFQTPIFVMSDLDLGMNNWMSDPFEYPKIKFDRGKVLSAEDLKKLGSFKRYGDVDGDGIPYRTLPGTNHPAASYFTRGSGHNDRAVYSERPDDYKNNMDRLNKKYDTARQEVPQPEIDNAKGATAGLLAFGTTHFAIIESLDQLKREYNMPVSYYRLRAVPFTNDLIEFFEKHDRVYIVEQNRDGQMEMLVKLELPANLVGKIRSIRHYSGIPIDARFVTDELVAAEKGERQ, from the coding sequence ATAAATGATTTCAGCATCCAGGTAGCCACGGTCAACGGTTCCGGCAGCCAATCTTCAAATACAGTCCTTATGCGTTCTATTTTTCAGATGGGAATTCCCGTCAGCGGGAAGAATCTGTTCCCATCCAATATCGCCGGGCTGCCGACGTGGTTCACTATTCGCGCGAATAAAGACGGTTGGATCGCGCGGCGAAAAGAGATCGATTTCCTGATTGCGATGAATGCGGAGACGGCACGCGAAGACGTGATGAATCTGGATCCGAACCGCGTCGTTGTCTACGAGGAAACCCTCAAGCTGAATCAGTATCGAAAAGACCTCACGTTCTTCCCGGTTCCTTTTGCAAAACTCGCTACGGAAATTATCTCGGATTCGAGACTTCGCAAGCTCCTGGCCAACATGATCTACGTAGGCGTGGTCGGCGAACTGCTCGAGATCGATCCGGCTGAAATGGAAGTTGCCCTGACCAAGCAGTTCAAGGGAAAGGCAAAAGCCGTTGCATTGAACAAAACAGCGCTCGAAGTCGGCCGCAAATACGCCAAAGAAAACTTCGATAAGACAACAGTTCCATACAAAACGCAGCGGATGAACGCCACGAAAGACAAGATCATCATCGACGGCAACTCCGCCGCTGCGCTCGGCTGCATGTTCGGCGGCGTGACTGTCGCAACCTGGTATCCGATTACGCCATCATCCAGCCTTTGCGAATCCCTTGCCGACTACATGAAGGATTACCGGATTGAAAAGGACGGCAAGGCGAGCTTTGCGATCGTTCAGGCTGAAGACGAACTGGCCGCCATCGGCATGGCCATCGGCGCGGGCTGGGCAGGCGCGCGTTCGATGACGTCCACGGCCGGCCCCGGAATCTCGCTGATGCAGGAATTCATCGGGCTCGCGTATTACGCCGAAATCCCGGTGGTCATTTTCGACATCACGCGCGTCGGGCCGAGCACGGGCTTGCCGACGCGAACACAGCAGTCGGATATCCTCTCGCTGGTTTATTGTTCTCACGGCGACACCAAGCATATTGTTCTGTTGCCGGCCAGCGTTTCCGAGTGCTTCTCGATGGCTTATCAGGCCTTCGATCTGACCGAACGGTTCCAGACCCCGATCTTCGTCATGAGCGATCTGGATCTTGGAATGAACAACTGGATGTCCGATCCGTTCGAATATCCGAAAATCAAATTCGATCGCGGCAAGGTTCTCTCCGCTGAAGATCTCAAGAAACTGGGCAGCTTCAAGCGCTACGGCGACGTCGATGGCGACGGTATTCCCTACCGCACGCTTCCCGGCACCAACCATCCCGCCGCTTCGTACTTCACTCGCGGCAGCGGCCACAACGACAGGGCTGTCTACAGCGAGCGGCCGGACGACTACAAGAACAACATGGACCGGCTGAATAAGAAATACGACACGGCGCGGCAGGAAGTGCCTCAGCCTGAGATCGACAATGCGAAGGGCGCGACGGCCGGTCTTCTCGCATTTGGAACGACACATTTTGCGATCATCGAGTCGCTCGATCAGCTGAAACGCGAATACAACATGCCCGTAAGCTACTATCGCTTGCGCGCCGTTCCGTTCACAAACGATCTGATTGAATTCTTCGAGAAACACGATCGTGTGTACATCGTCGAACAGAACAGGGATGGCCAGATGGAGATGCTGGTGAAGCTGGAATTGCCGGCCAATCTCGTTGGTAAGATACGGAGTATCCGTCACTATAGCGGGATCCCGATCGACGCCCGCTTCGTGACCGACGAATTAGTGGCCGCAGAGAAAGGAGAACGACAGTAA
- a CDS encoding TIGR03435 family protein, which produces MRFRTIFMISLAAVVFAVFVIPVLSQSAATQQPSFEVASIKQIKLGPGLIKGPIEQTLGCHGTDSHSPGIMLPMGRCVSRFEPLRMVIALAFDIPPALMYPYEGKVVIGPDWINQDMYDIEAKAEDPTTEAQLKLMLQALLTDRFKLKLHRENREMPVYALVAGKNGVKFPKAPADRECGEQRRSDHRYELGATDLSSQCHGFVPQGGALTGRSVDMSDFAEMLAIWAGRKVIDKTGAEGLFDIRMPQMIAESARLALEARGGAPGADGKGGVNALQIPTVFEAVEQFGLKLESTKGPVEVLVIDSIERPSEN; this is translated from the coding sequence ATGCGATTCCGTACTATTTTCATGATCTCCCTGGCAGCGGTGGTTTTTGCGGTTTTCGTGATCCCGGTTCTATCCCAGAGCGCCGCAACGCAGCAGCCGTCATTCGAAGTCGCATCCATCAAGCAGATCAAGCTGGGCCCCGGCCTCATCAAAGGGCCGATTGAACAGACGCTGGGTTGTCATGGGACGGACAGCCACAGTCCAGGCATTATGCTTCCGATGGGCCGTTGCGTTTCCAGGTTTGAGCCGCTGCGCATGGTCATCGCTCTTGCTTTCGATATCCCGCCTGCCCTGATGTACCCGTATGAAGGCAAGGTGGTCATCGGTCCCGACTGGATCAATCAGGACATGTATGACATCGAAGCGAAGGCGGAGGACCCCACGACCGAAGCGCAACTCAAGCTCATGCTCCAGGCGTTGCTGACCGACCGGTTCAAGTTGAAGCTTCACCGGGAAAACCGGGAGATGCCGGTGTATGCCCTCGTCGCCGGCAAAAACGGCGTGAAGTTCCCGAAAGCGCCTGCCGACCGGGAATGCGGTGAACAGCGCCGAAGCGATCACCGTTACGAACTGGGCGCGACGGATCTGTCCAGCCAGTGTCATGGCTTTGTCCCGCAGGGGGGAGCGCTGACCGGCCGCAGCGTCGATATGAGCGACTTTGCGGAGATGCTCGCGATCTGGGCCGGCCGGAAAGTCATCGACAAGACCGGAGCCGAGGGACTTTTTGATATCCGTATGCCGCAAATGATCGCGGAGAGCGCCAGGCTTGCCCTTGAAGCTCGTGGCGGCGCGCCCGGCGCCGACGGCAAAGGGGGAGTCAATGCGCTGCAGATTCCAACCGTTTTCGAGGCCGTCGAGCAGTTCGGCTTGAAACTCGAATCCACTAAGGGGCCGGTCGAAGTTCTCGTCATCGACAGCATCGAACGGCCCTCGGAAAATTAA
- a CDS encoding 2-oxoacid:ferredoxin oxidoreductase subunit beta — protein sequence MSTTMQPPAASPKHSNRLGYVTADYKGADSTLCAGCGHDAITSQIIKAFYEYGVEPYNVAKLSGIGCSSKTPAYFLSRSHGFNGVHGRMPALATGVLLANKQLVSIGVSGDGDTASIGMGQFVHLLRRNVPMIYIIENNGVYGLTKGQFSATADLGSKAKSGVANDLPPIDVCAMAIELGCNFVARSFAGDPKQMVSLLKAALGHRGTAMFDVISPCVTFNNHDGSTKSYKYAKDHEELLHEISFVPFFEQITVDYAEGETKDVELHDGSHIRLRKADKGYDPTSKAEAFNTLRQCQESNEFLTGLIYINEQKPDFLSLLNMTDDPLATLPQERTQPSENDLREIMADLM from the coding sequence ATGTCCACCACCATGCAACCGCCCGCCGCGTCGCCCAAGCACTCGAATCGGCTCGGATATGTGACGGCAGATTACAAGGGCGCAGACTCGACTTTGTGCGCGGGATGCGGTCACGACGCAATCACATCGCAGATCATCAAGGCCTTTTATGAATACGGCGTGGAACCCTACAATGTCGCGAAACTCAGCGGCATCGGCTGTTCCAGCAAAACGCCCGCATACTTCCTCAGCCGCTCTCATGGATTCAACGGAGTCCACGGCCGGATGCCGGCACTGGCGACAGGCGTGTTGCTCGCCAACAAACAGCTCGTTTCGATCGGCGTCAGCGGTGACGGCGATACCGCTTCCATCGGCATGGGACAGTTCGTCCACCTGCTCCGCCGCAATGTTCCGATGATCTACATCATCGAAAACAACGGCGTCTACGGACTGACCAAAGGACAGTTCTCGGCAACCGCCGACCTCGGCTCGAAAGCCAAGAGCGGCGTCGCCAACGACCTGCCGCCGATCGATGTCTGCGCCATGGCCATTGAACTGGGCTGCAACTTCGTCGCGCGTTCGTTCGCGGGCGATCCCAAGCAGATGGTTTCACTGCTGAAGGCGGCTCTCGGCCATCGCGGCACCGCGATGTTCGACGTCATCAGCCCGTGCGTCACGTTCAACAATCACGACGGTTCGACCAAGAGCTACAAATACGCCAAGGATCACGAGGAACTGCTGCACGAGATTTCATTCGTGCCTTTCTTCGAGCAGATCACCGTGGACTATGCCGAAGGCGAAACCAAAGACGTTGAGCTCCACGACGGATCGCACATTCGCCTCCGCAAGGCCGACAAGGGCTACGATCCGACCAGCAAGGCCGAGGCCTTCAATACGTTGCGCCAGTGCCAGGAGTCGAATGAGTTCCTGACCGGTCTCATTTATATCAATGAGCAGAAGCCGGACTTCCTCAGCCTTCTGAACATGACCGACGATCCGCTCGCAACGCTGCCCCAGGAAAGAACGCAGCCCAGCGAGAATGATCTGCGGGAAATCATGGCCGATCTGATGTAG